From one Brachypodium distachyon strain Bd21 chromosome 4, Brachypodium_distachyon_v3.0, whole genome shotgun sequence genomic stretch:
- the LOC100821658 gene encoding transcription factor MYB30, protein MGRPPCCDKVGVKKGPWTPEEDIILVSYIQEHGPGNWRSVPINTGLMRCSKSCRLRWTNYLRPGIRRGNFSSHEEAIIVHLQSLLGNRWAAIASYLPQRTDNDIKNYWNTHLKKKLKKQQAMGAIFAPVPMPPTAPTFSSAAAQPEAAAYSGLLHHHQHDAIIGGASASFSSTVVDVKAAAWRNDTSYRRRSPFAEATPCGGDSSSSAASYASSMDNISRLLNGFMKSSPPPPAAAAHDVKPAIIVEEVEDPFLSFDQHFSGATDLAFAGVPPPPLPALLTGGVHASYGEETTRQQQQAPLCSIEKWLLDEAVEQVADLMDDLSDGCCSLPLLY, encoded by the exons ATGGGGCGGCCGCCGTGCTGTGACAAGGTAGGGGTGAAGAAGGGGCCATGGACGCCGGAGGAGGACATCATCCTGGTGTCGTACATCCAGGAGCACGGCCCCGGGAACTGGAGGTCGGTGCCCATCAACACCGGCCTGATGCGGTGCAGCAAGAGCTGCCGCCTCCGCTGGACCAACTACCTCCGCCCCGGCATCCGCCGCGGCAACTTCTCCTCCCATGAGGAAGCCATCATCGTCCACCTCCAGTCCCTCCTCGGCAACAG GTGGGCGGCGATCGCGTCATACCTACCGCAGAGGACAGACAACGACATCAAGAACTACTGGAACACGCACCTCAAGAAGAAGCTCAAGAAGCAGCAAGCCATGGGCGCCATCTTCGCGCCGGTGCCGATGCCGCCGACCGCCCCCACCTTCTCATCCGCCGCGGCACAGCCTGAAGCAGCAGCGTACAgcggcctcctccaccaccaccagcatgACGCGATCATCGGCGGCGCCAGCGCCTCCTTCAGCTCCACGGTGGTGGACGTCAAGGCAGCGGCGTGGAGGAACGACACGTCATACCGGCGCCGCTCACCGTTTGCAGAGGCAACACCCTGCGGCGGCGACTCCTCCTCGTCAGCGGCGTCCTACGCCTCCAGCATGGACAACATCTCCAGGCTCCTCAACGGCTTCATGAAGAGCTCCCCACCGCcaccagctgccgctgcccacGACGTCAAGCCTGCCATCATCGTCGAGGAGGTGGAAGACCCTTTCCTGTCCTTCGACCAACACTTTTCTGGTGCCACCGACCTGGCCTTCGCCGGCGTGCCACCCCCGCCGCTACCGGCGTTATTGACAGGAGGCGTCCACGCCAGCTACGGCGAAGAGACCACcagacagcagcagcaggcgccgCTGTGCTCAATCGAGAAGTGGCTGCTCGACGAGGCGGTGGAGCAGGTCGCTGACCTCATGGACGACCTCTCCGATGGTTGTTGCTCCCTTCCATTGCTGTACTag